In Pseudoalteromonas piratica, the following proteins share a genomic window:
- a CDS encoding TRAP transporter substrate-binding protein yields MPVSRRTFIHSTSALFASTLVSSSCLSYALSQEEQSAHDEVTKLSADFTLTFASPYNTHEANYIPHMHQVFKHHVETMSQGKIYVDIQDGGRVGSGTDLMAAVTRGRVDAALISVSNLSRALPVLDVLNIPFWASSNQAFLNLISSNYWQQQVVNQIKTQGVVEILFHYITGGRTLSTTKHTNKVIKTPNDLRGLVLRVPASKVLKQFYSMTDAHVIELKWDKVASMARSGHINVLDPGVIGLYAGPDQLRESISTISHFNSVPDAWVNVVNQQWLSQLPLPLKLIVREAAHHTFLNQISRLSEIENNCNLAFQQAGCTLFTPDNELMAQWQDQFGQHRHEWRDVKKQLVGSVKAFNILLEATNTPSKYQLG; encoded by the coding sequence ATGCCAGTATCTCGACGCACATTTATTCATTCTACCTCCGCACTTTTTGCAAGTACGTTAGTCAGCTCTTCGTGTTTATCCTATGCCCTAAGCCAAGAAGAGCAAAGCGCTCACGATGAAGTCACCAAACTGAGCGCAGATTTCACCCTTACCTTTGCATCGCCTTACAACACCCATGAAGCAAACTACATTCCTCACATGCATCAGGTGTTCAAGCACCATGTAGAAACCATGTCTCAGGGCAAAATCTATGTTGATATTCAAGATGGTGGGCGCGTTGGCAGCGGCACAGATTTAATGGCTGCGGTTACCCGTGGCCGTGTCGATGCAGCGCTAATTTCGGTATCTAACTTATCGCGCGCACTGCCGGTATTAGATGTACTAAACATACCGTTTTGGGCAAGTAGCAACCAGGCATTTTTGAATTTAATAAGTTCAAACTATTGGCAGCAGCAAGTCGTTAATCAAATTAAAACACAGGGTGTGGTTGAAATACTCTTTCACTACATTACAGGCGGCCGTACCTTAAGCACAACCAAGCATACAAATAAGGTCATTAAAACGCCAAATGATTTAAGAGGGTTAGTGCTACGTGTACCCGCAAGCAAGGTGCTTAAGCAATTTTACAGCATGACCGATGCGCACGTTATCGAACTTAAATGGGATAAGGTTGCAAGTATGGCGCGTAGTGGCCACATAAATGTATTAGATCCCGGTGTGATTGGTCTTTACGCAGGGCCAGACCAATTACGTGAGTCAATTTCAACCATTAGCCATTTTAACAGTGTGCCTGATGCCTGGGTTAATGTGGTAAATCAACAATGGCTCTCACAATTACCCTTGCCATTAAAATTAATTGTACGTGAAGCTGCACACCATACTTTTCTCAATCAAATCAGCCGACTCTCTGAAATAGAAAATAATTGTAATCTAGCTTTCCAACAAGCTGGCTGTACTTTGTTTACTCCCGACAACGAATTAATGGCGCAATGGCAAGACCAATTCGGCCAACATCGCCATGAATGGCGCGATGTTAAAAAACAACTTGTTGGCTCTGTTAAGGCGTTTAATATCTTACTTGAAGCAACCAATACGCCAAGCAAATACCAGCTTGGTTAG
- a CDS encoding excalibur calcium-binding domain-containing protein has protein sequence MKLNCLLAVFMAFTFVAVSGEAVNAKKTYDFNGSKQNKSQNKRSVKQKAKFKCDKRQYCSQMTSYEEALFFIKHCPNVKMDGDNDGIPCERQFKKG, from the coding sequence ATGAAATTAAATTGTTTACTTGCCGTGTTTATGGCTTTCACGTTTGTTGCAGTGTCAGGTGAGGCTGTAAACGCTAAAAAAACGTACGACTTTAATGGCTCTAAACAAAATAAGAGCCAAAACAAACGTAGTGTAAAGCAAAAAGCAAAGTTTAAGTGTGATAAAAGGCAGTATTGCTCGCAGATGACATCTTATGAAGAAGCACTCTTTTTCATTAAACATTGTCCAAATGTGAAAATGGACGGCGATAATGATGGAATACCTTGTGAGCGTCAATTTAAAAAAGGTTAG
- a CDS encoding carboxylate/amino acid/amine transporter translates to MNYLISVTLLWAFSFSLIGVYLAGQVDAWFSVLMRVALATCVFLPFLKLLSTPKGIALKLMAIGAIQLGVMYSFYYHSFLYLSVPEVLLFTVMTPLYITLLNDLLEKRFNAQFLLVAVIAIFGAIAIRYEGIDGDFLLGLCLVQGANLCFASGQVFYKRLMSEQTLEHKTVFGWFFIGALVVAVSCFALFGNVDKLPTTATQWGVLTYLGLIASGLGYFAWNKGAVEVNVGALAVMNNLLIPAGIIVNVVIWNRDADLVRLGLGGAIIVFALWLNQFLAKRKKVL, encoded by the coding sequence ATGAACTACCTTATCTCGGTCACATTATTATGGGCTTTTTCGTTTAGCTTAATTGGTGTGTATTTAGCAGGCCAAGTGGATGCTTGGTTTAGTGTGCTAATGCGCGTAGCACTTGCAACGTGTGTGTTTTTACCCTTTTTAAAGCTACTTAGTACACCAAAAGGCATTGCCTTAAAGTTGATGGCCATAGGCGCTATTCAATTAGGCGTAATGTACAGCTTTTACTATCACAGTTTTTTGTATTTAAGTGTGCCTGAGGTATTGCTGTTTACCGTGATGACCCCACTTTACATCACCTTACTAAATGACTTACTGGAAAAACGCTTTAATGCCCAGTTTTTGCTGGTGGCGGTGATAGCGATTTTTGGTGCCATTGCGATTCGCTACGAAGGCATTGATGGCGACTTTTTACTGGGGTTATGTTTAGTACAAGGGGCAAACCTGTGTTTTGCAAGTGGCCAAGTGTTTTATAAGCGCTTAATGAGCGAGCAGACACTTGAACATAAAACCGTGTTTGGCTGGTTTTTTATTGGCGCGTTAGTGGTTGCTGTAAGTTGCTTTGCACTGTTTGGTAATGTGGATAAATTACCAACCACAGCAACGCAATGGGGTGTACTGACGTATTTAGGCTTAATTGCATCTGGTCTTGGTTATTTTGCGTGGAATAAAGGCGCGGTAGAGGTAAATGTTGGCGCGCTTGCGGTAATGAATAACCTCCTAATTCCCGCAGGTATTATTGTGAATGTCGTGATTTGGAATCGAGATGCAGACCTGGTTCGGTTAGGTTTAGGTGGTGCGATTATTGTGTTTGCTCTTTGGTTAAATCAGTTCTTAGCGAAAAGAAAAAAGGTGCTGTAA
- the ahr gene encoding NADPH-dependent aldehyde reductase Ahr: MITAYAAKEAGGALEQHHIEVGELGAHDVEIDVEYCGICHSDISMIDNEWGFSQYPLVAGHEVVGRVSKVGSHVSNLSEGQLVGLGWHSGYCQSCFSCNTGDENLCQQAIPTIMSHGGFADKVRANEKAVVALPNGMDAQSAGPLFCGGITVFNPLVQFDVKPTDKVAVIGIGGLGHLALQFLNAWGCEVTAFTSSESKSAEAKQLGAHHTLNSRDNREIEAAANRFDFIISTVNVKLDWNLYLSTLKPKGRLHFVGATLEPLDLGAFGLIGGQKQVSGSPVGSPATIAQMLEFAVQHNIKPQIETFKMSDINAALDHLKSGKARYRIVLEKD, translated from the coding sequence ATGATAACAGCATACGCTGCAAAAGAAGCCGGTGGCGCGCTTGAACAGCATCACATCGAAGTGGGTGAACTTGGTGCTCATGATGTTGAAATTGACGTGGAATACTGTGGTATTTGCCACTCCGATATTTCAATGATTGATAACGAATGGGGCTTTTCACAATACCCACTGGTGGCCGGCCACGAGGTGGTGGGACGTGTGAGCAAAGTGGGTAGTCATGTAAGCAATCTCAGCGAAGGGCAACTGGTTGGTCTTGGTTGGCATTCGGGCTATTGCCAAAGCTGTTTTTCGTGTAATACCGGTGATGAAAATTTATGTCAGCAAGCAATCCCTACCATTATGAGCCATGGTGGCTTTGCCGATAAAGTGCGTGCTAATGAAAAAGCGGTGGTGGCTTTACCAAATGGCATGGACGCACAATCTGCCGGGCCGTTATTTTGTGGTGGTATTACGGTATTTAACCCGCTTGTGCAGTTTGATGTTAAACCAACCGATAAAGTGGCGGTGATAGGTATTGGCGGTTTAGGCCACTTAGCATTGCAATTTTTAAATGCGTGGGGCTGCGAGGTCACGGCATTTACATCGTCTGAATCTAAATCGGCAGAAGCCAAACAACTTGGCGCGCACCACACGCTTAACTCGCGTGATAATCGCGAAATTGAAGCGGCCGCTAATCGCTTTGACTTTATTATTTCAACGGTTAACGTAAAACTTGATTGGAATTTGTATTTATCAACCCTCAAACCCAAAGGGCGTTTGCACTTTGTGGGTGCCACTTTAGAGCCGCTTGATTTGGGCGCTTTTGGTTTAATTGGTGGGCAAAAACAAGTATCGGGCTCACCGGTGGGTAGCCCTGCAACCATTGCACAAATGCTTGAATTTGCGGTGCAACACAACATAAAACCGCAAATAGAAACCTTTAAAATGAGTGACATAAACGCCGCGCTTGATCATTTAAAATCGGGCAAGGCGCGTTATCGCATAGTGCTTGAAAAAGACTAA
- a CDS encoding TonB-dependent receptor, which translates to MIKTSLTLTALFVSTAVLADSPAPAQQAKDMERIIVTGSRVEERIDEVTASVVIVDQQALLRNMEVTNELQSILAIQVPGMGPNTGTNSSSGQNLRGRSALVLIDGLPQSTPLRNGRLAIRSLDPSVIERVEVIKGATSIYGNGAAGGIINYITKSADSKDGFNGKLNLATNFSATDFEDSLGKRADVTIDGRSNKLSFVANVAFEDNGIIKDADGDALGLLYGMSGFESKNAFTKLAYDLTDQSALSLTYNYFEGQQEADYISTNKNVNLGEKSYATKNTTGEKAPGDPQGPRGNHNLKLQYEHADIFTDTLFTGDVYWQKLENVFFYSTKFRDPALGLAGGQSMIESEKTGVRANFNTTFDFDNTAASFTYGVDLLNDTTAQSLVDGRAWTPKMDMDNAALYLQSKFVINDDWVVKAGLRHEEIDVAVEDFKTLMVCRKTCSDVIDVEGGNIEYSATTYNIGLRFNAIDAFMPFISYSEGFDVTDLGRTLRTADTPSVKKIDTDASIIKNYEIGFDGNSGIFNYQFATFISQSDIGTSLVEDPATGKYESVRSPQEIYGFEAALEAQATDNIKLGVNYSWLEGKNTDTDEYLNGSTINPPKLAGYADISLSDDWQMSVTLMHVGSRDRFEKVGDVYTGTNGPVSSYQVVNLSTSYQINQAFKVYGGVENLLNQDYYPARSQSYTGNGYNVKGKGATVNIGMNYFF; encoded by the coding sequence ATGATTAAAACGTCCCTCACTTTAACCGCTCTTTTTGTTTCAACCGCAGTGTTAGCCGATAGCCCCGCCCCCGCACAACAAGCCAAAGATATGGAGCGCATTATTGTTACTGGTAGTCGTGTTGAAGAGCGTATTGATGAAGTGACCGCATCGGTTGTGATTGTTGACCAACAAGCACTACTCCGTAATATGGAAGTCACTAATGAACTGCAAAGTATTTTAGCTATTCAAGTGCCGGGCATGGGTCCAAACACGGGCACAAACAGTAGTTCTGGTCAAAACTTGCGTGGCCGTAGTGCCTTGGTGTTGATTGATGGTTTGCCTCAATCAACGCCACTTAGAAACGGACGTTTAGCGATTCGTTCATTAGATCCAAGTGTGATTGAACGGGTAGAAGTGATAAAAGGTGCCACCTCAATTTATGGTAATGGTGCTGCGGGTGGTATTATCAACTACATCACCAAAAGTGCCGACAGCAAAGACGGTTTTAACGGTAAACTCAATCTTGCTACTAATTTTTCAGCCACTGATTTTGAGGACAGCCTTGGCAAGCGTGCAGATGTTACTATTGATGGACGCAGTAACAAACTCAGCTTTGTTGCCAACGTGGCGTTTGAAGATAACGGAATAATTAAAGATGCTGACGGTGATGCACTTGGACTTCTCTATGGCATGTCTGGCTTTGAATCTAAGAATGCATTTACCAAACTAGCCTATGATTTAACCGACCAAAGTGCCCTATCACTGACATACAACTATTTTGAAGGCCAACAAGAAGCCGATTACATCAGTACTAATAAAAACGTTAATTTGGGTGAAAAAAGTTACGCCACTAAGAACACCACAGGTGAGAAAGCACCGGGCGATCCGCAAGGCCCCCGTGGCAACCATAATTTAAAACTACAATACGAACATGCCGATATCTTTACCGATACGCTATTCACTGGTGACGTGTATTGGCAAAAACTTGAAAACGTATTTTTCTACAGCACCAAATTCCGTGATCCTGCCCTTGGCCTTGCCGGCGGACAATCGATGATCGAGTCAGAGAAAACCGGTGTTCGTGCCAACTTTAACACCACCTTTGATTTTGATAATACTGCCGCAAGCTTTACCTATGGCGTTGATTTACTGAATGATACTACGGCCCAATCACTCGTGGATGGCCGCGCTTGGACACCCAAAATGGACATGGACAACGCCGCGCTCTATCTACAGTCTAAGTTTGTGATTAATGACGATTGGGTAGTTAAAGCAGGCCTTCGCCATGAAGAAATAGATGTTGCCGTTGAAGATTTTAAAACCTTAATGGTATGCCGTAAAACCTGTAGTGATGTGATTGATGTGGAAGGTGGCAATATTGAATACAGTGCGACAACCTACAATATTGGCCTGCGTTTCAACGCCATTGACGCATTTATGCCATTTATTAGTTACTCAGAGGGCTTTGATGTCACCGATTTAGGCCGCACATTGCGTACTGCTGATACGCCAAGCGTTAAAAAAATTGATACGGACGCGTCAATTATTAAAAACTATGAAATTGGTTTTGATGGCAACTCAGGTATTTTCAACTACCAATTTGCAACCTTTATTAGCCAATCTGATATCGGCACCAGCCTAGTTGAAGACCCAGCAACAGGTAAATACGAAAGCGTACGATCTCCTCAAGAAATTTATGGCTTTGAAGCAGCATTAGAAGCACAAGCAACAGACAACATTAAACTGGGTGTTAACTACAGTTGGTTAGAAGGTAAAAACACCGATACCGACGAGTACCTAAACGGCAGTACCATTAACCCACCCAAACTAGCAGGTTATGCCGATATTTCGTTAAGTGACGATTGGCAAATGTCAGTTACCCTAATGCATGTTGGCAGTCGTGACCGCTTTGAGAAAGTAGGTGATGTTTACACCGGTACAAATGGCCCTGTCAGTAGCTATCAAGTTGTTAACTTGAGTACTTCTTATCAAATTAACCAAGCCTTTAAAGTGTATGGCGGTGTTGAAAACTTGCTTAACCAAGATTACTACCCAGCTCGCTCACAAAGCTATACTGGCAACGGTTACAATGTAAAAGGCAAAGGCGCAACCGTTAATATTGGTATGAATTACTTCTTCTAA